The Mesomycoplasma ovipneumoniae ATCC 29419 genome segment GATTATATTTATTTTTGTGGTGCTTTGTCTGATTGATTTTTTTTGGCTTTTAGACAAAAAAGGAAAAAAATTAAATTTTAAATACTATTAAAAGCAATAATTTTAGCAGTTTGTGGTATAATTTTTTTATTTAGGAATGAGGAAAATGAAAAAAATAAAAAATTTTAAAAGAAAAATAAAATTTTTGACACTTCAGACAGGTTTATTTGCAACCGTGCCTGTTATTTTTGTTGCATGCACAGATAGCGAAATTCCTGAAATTTCAATTCAGAATATACAGTCAAAATCTGTCGAACTTTTGCTAAATAATATTGCACTAACTCCACAAGACAATATAGCTAAAATATTCAAAGTTGAATTGAGAAAAGAAAACACCGAAAACTATGAGCAGGTTAAATTTTCAGCTTTTCGCGCACTTCATGACAATAAGCCCAAAATTTTGCTAAAAATTAACAATTTAGACGCAAAAACTAAATATGTTGTTAGAATTACTCGCATTAACGGTCAAGAAGAGGAGCAATTATTTGTTCGCGGAAATGTTTTTCAAACTAATCCAAATCCAACAATAATTCCTGGTTCATTCCAAAAACTAGATGCAACTGACCCTTCAAGCCAATATGATTTTAAGGTTTCAATTTCTGATACAACTTTGAACTCACAGCCAATCGATGTTCAATATAGAAAAGCCAACGCACTTCGATCTAATCCTGAAACACAAACTTTTACACATAACTTAAGATCTGATCAGTCTTTACATGTAAGCCTAAAAAATCTTGAGCGAGACACAACTTACATAATTTCCGGTCTTTATGATCAAAAAGGTAACATGCTAAGTTTTGATGAGAATTTATTCCCATTAACTTTTAGAACCGATGGCGATATCGTTGGTGTCGAGGTTTCTAATAGTAAATTCCCGGGGCAAATTCATAGTGATCTTCAGAATATTGATGTTGATTTTAAGGTTAAATTTAGCCGCGGAATAGTTAATGCTAACACTGTAAATAATTATAATCTTGTTTTTAAGCGTGAAAATACTGGGGTTCAAACCGGATTTGATCAAATTAACAATAAAGATATTGAATATTTAGCAAATTATGTCAGACCTGTCGAAAATGAAGATAATACTTTTATTTTTAGAGTAAAATTGCCTTGAAGATCACAAAATAATTTTTACAAAATTGTTGGCGGTTATAACAAACTTTTTACTGACAGTCATATTTTTGATCAAAATCTTGTTGATTCACCAAATATTTTGAAAATTAACCCGGCAATTTTAGACCAAAAATTTCAAATAGATACTTAATTATCAAGGGTTTTGTATTTAAATGGAAAGAATTAATTTTTCTCGTTACTTTAAATTGCATACTCAACAAAAATATTTTATTTGAAACAATCCAGATGCACAAAATTCGGATGAAATTGAGATAGATGATAATGATGATTTTGGTCAAGAACTTTGAGATTTTGACTCTTTTCATGAAAATGAAATAAAATTTCCCGAATTACATGAAAATATTTTTAAAAGTTTTAACAAAACATTTTACTTTTCTATAAAAGAAAAGTTTGCTGACAAAAAAGTTTGCCTTGTTTCTAAAATTTCAATTGATGAAAAAATTGAACAAACCATTGATTTTTACAAAAATCAAAAATGTGATATAATTTTTAATCCTGCCTTTGAATATAAAAATGCATCGGCTAATCCGTCAGTTTTTTTTGTTTTTAACAAAAAATTAAGTATTTTAAAACTTTCTACCTCAACTAAAGTCAAAGATTATTTAAGAGCAAATTGAGATTTTTGAATATCAAATTATATGCTTCGAGAAATTACCGGTGATTTGAACCCGATTGATGAAGTATCTTATTTTTTAATTAACACTGTTGAACATCCAATAAAAAATAAAATTGAATTTCATGAAACATTCTGAATTTCAAGGTATAAATCAGCAAAAACTGTATCCAAAGCTGATTTTGAAAGTGGAAATATTTTCCTTGCAAAAAAAATTGCAAAGCAAAATGGCCTTAGTTTAGATGAGTTTTGGGATAATACATTTTTGGAAAACAATAAAATAATAAACAACTTATTCAGAAATCAAATTGAAAAAATTTCTAAGGTTAAAGATAAAAAAGTTGTTCACATGATCCCTGTCAATATTGCTATTGATGAGATAATTGATGCTAAAAATGTAACAAAATTTACTAAACCTAGCGAAATTGATAACAGCGCCTTTGAAAAAAGTGCTAACTTTGCTTTCCTTGTTGAACAGTTTTATCCTCAACTGACTGGTATTAGTGGAACACTTTTAAATTCTAGAAAAATTTTATCACTTGTTAATGATGAATCTAGGCTCATTTCTTTTGAAACAAATTCATATTGATATAATTTTTTCAAAAGAAGTAATTCAATAATTATTAATGAAATTGAAAATTTAGAAAGCTTCATTAATAAAATGAACGGCAAAAAAATTGTTTGATATGATTTTGAAGCACTTTCCTTGCCTTTTCCAGCTATAGATTATGCCCAACCTTTTCAACAAATTGTTACTCAAGTTTCAATTGTTGTTACTGATAATGGAAAAATTTTGCCTCAGGATTTTAACAAAACTAATGTTGTTTTTGACCCTAAAACTTATAGTTGAGATAATTTTTGCAAAATAATTGATGAAATTTATCTCGAAAGTGCTGATTTTTACGTTGTTTTTAACAAATCATACGAACTTACAAGACTTAAAGAAATGGTTAACATAATTTTTATGCATTACCAAGAAAATAATTCATATCATGAGGCGATTGAAAAAATTCAAACATATCGAAAAAAAGTTGATGAAATAATTGCCAAAACTATTGATTTAAAAGATCCATTTTCAAAATATTGAATTGTAATTTCTGATCTTAAAGGTTTTTATTCAATTAAAAAAATTGAAAATTTTATTAATAAATATAATTACAATTTGGATCACTTAATAACACCTTATAAAAAATTAGCCGTAAAAAATGGTCTTGAGGCAATGATTAAAGCCGTTGATCGTTATTTCAATTACATTGGAGACATTGAGTGAATAGAAGTTAGAAAAAATTTACAAATCTATTGCCAAAATGATGTTATAGCAATGATAATGGTTTGAGATTTCTTGAAATTTGTTTATGAAAACAGGGATAAATTAACACATATTGAAACAAAAACACCTAAAAAGGTTGTGCTTTTTTAGGTGTCCCCAGTTTCCCAGAAAAATAACTATCAAAGCAAAAACACAGAATTTTAAACCTAAGCCTCATGAAAGAAAAATCTAGTTATTTATCAAATAAAGCAAACTAAAAAAACTAAAATTCTAACTTAAAAAGCAAAATCATTAAAAAAACAACTACTATTTAAACTCAATGCAAATAGAAAACTCGTTTTTACTTACATTGAGCCTAAAAAAACATATGAAGTTTTGAAAGAACAATAATCAAAAGCCATAAATTTATAGATTTCTAAACGGTTAAATTTAAGGCATCCCATCATATTTAAAAATATAATGGATAATTCGCACTATCAGAGCACATTAGACAAAAAACATCAATAATTCCTCCTTAATTCAATATTAAAATTTATCAATTCATTCTTAGTGTGACTCATTATAACATAATTTTATTTTAAACCAAGCATTTTTTTTTTTTTTTACGAAGGTTAATTTTAAAATAATAAAAATTAAAATTTTAACGCCAAAAAACCCGGATTTACGGGTATTTTTGCATATTTGTATTCAATAAAAAGTGAATTTTTACCATTAAACTAGGAAACTCTGGAAAATAGGGATAAATTAGCACATATTGAAACAAAAACACCTAAAAAGGTTGCGCTTTTTAGGTGTTTTTTTCATCTTTAGTAGTTAAATCAGTTAAATATTGCTTACCTTTTGAAGTTATTCGGCGACCTCTAGGGGTTTTTTCAATTAATTCTTTTTCAATCAGTGGCGGTTCGATTATATTAATAATTGTTTGACGATGTTCCTTTAAAACATTAGCAAGAACGTCGAGTGCGACAGATTTTCCTTTAAAAATTTTGAATAAGGTATTTAAATATTCGATGTTTATTTGAGAAAGACCTTGGTTATAAATACCAATGCTGTCAAAAGTTTTGTTGACAATTTCACGGTCAATTTTCTTTTTATTTAAAACAAGCGCAAAATCACGAATTCTTTTTAATAAATTATTAGCGATCCGTGGAGTGTTATTTGAAAAACTGGCAATGTATTTAATAATTTCCTTGTTGACTTCCAGTTTCAAAATCGCTGCCGAATTTGAAATAATTTGAACCATTTCCTCAGTTGTATAGTTGACAATTTTAGCAATATAGCCAAATCGATTTTGCAAAGGTGTTGAAATTTGCGCTAGTTTTGTTGAGGCAGCAATTAGTGTAAAATGTGGCAATTTCATTCGCATAATTTTTTGCTCGCCGTCAACCCCAATTTGTAAATCAATAACAAACTCCTCCATCGCTGAATATAAAAGCTCTTCAATATTTTTATTAATTCCGTGAATTTCGTCAATAAAAAGAATTGTGTCCTGAGAAATATTTGCTAAAACAGCAAGAACATCGGCCTTTTTTTCGAGCAGTGGTCCTTGTACATACTTAATTTTGGATTCAAGAACGTTTGCTACTATATTTGCTAAGGTGGTTTTGCCCGTTCCAGGAGGTCCGTAAAATAAAATATGGTCTAAAGCCTGTTTGCGTTTTTGCGAAGATGAAATTAAAATTTTCAGTGTTTCAACCAATTTTTGTTGGCCAATAAAATTATCAAAATTTGTTGGCCTAACTTCTAAATTCTCTGGCATTTGAAATAATCTTGATAGCCTGTTCTATTAAGTTTTCGAAATTTTCATTAGGCTCAACTTTTGTCAGTGCATAATTAATTTGGTTAGGTTTAAAGCCAAGCATTTTTAGCGTTTCTTCAAGTTCGGATGATGTTTTTTCTTCGACTGAATTATTTTGGAGAATTTCATCATTCAAATCATCAGTTCTATCAACTTCTTTAGAATCAGTTTCAAGAATATTTTCCTGATTTTGTTTTCTGTCATTCTCAAGGAATTTTTTATATTTTCCGTGAAATTCAAAAACAATTTGTTTAGCATTTTTTTCGGAAAGATAAGGAATTTTTGAAAGAGCTTTTCAATCATTTGCAGCTATTAAATTAATTGTGTTTTGCACACCGCCATTAAGAACAGAAATAGCCGTTTTTGGACCAACCCCTTGAATTGAAATTAAATCTTCAAATAAAATTCTTTCACGGAAGCTTGCAAATCCGTAAGTTATTTTTGAATAATCATTTTCATATTCGTAAAGATAAATTTTTCTATTTTCATCGATATTAAAACGGTCAATCCGCGGAACATATAGTAAATATCCGCTTCCTTGATTTTCAATAATTAAATAATTTTTATTTTTTGAGACAATTTTTCCATATTGATAAATTTGCATTTTTGCTCCCTTATAGTAATTTGTTGCAACCTAAATTAATTTTTTAACCGTTTTTGGCCAAAAAAAGGAAAAAATTAAGAAAAAGAAGCAAATTTTATTATTTTTATCAGTAATAGAGAGGAAAATTCTTATTCCCAAAGTTAAATTTTGTTATATCTTGCTTTTTAAAAACAACTTTTACTTTTTCGCGACGAGCATATTCGCCAAGTGATGAAACAACTATGTCATTTCCATCGCTAAAATCGGTAAAGTCATTAAGATTCTTAATAAATAAAAAAGGTGGTTTATTAATTGCTAGATAATAAAAAAGCTTAGAATCAACTATTTTTTGATAACAAATATTAGGAATATGACTAATATTTGTCTCAGGTATATTAATTTCTGTTTCAATTAAAAATGTTAATTTTCCAAAATCAATTGGAAAATTACGCAGTTTTTGTGCGATTATATAGTTAATTTTGTAAATATTTTGTGAATGATCATATGACGGGTTTTGGGTTAAAAATTTTAATATTTCATCGATTTTTTGGTTGCTATGAAAGTCTAAGTCAAAGACGCTATAAACAGGGTTTTTATTATCAAATTGATAAATATGGGCAAGAAAATGCTTTTCGATATTAAATATTTGCTGAGCTTGACTTTTATTGTCAATAATTGACTTAAACTGGCCGCTACTTGAATTTACCTCAAGAAATGAGGCTTTTTTTGCTGTTATTAGGTTAAAAAATTTTTTTATTTCTATTTTTCAGTCATAATTTATTTGACTGTCTAAATTTATAATGACTCAAGACAAAAAGTTACCTAAATTATGGGCTTTTGCAAAATTTTTGTATGAATTTCTAATTTTTTCCAACATTTTAGGCGATTTTGCACATATTTGCATAATCAAAATATTTTCAAAGTGAAAAATGGAAAAATTAGAAATTTTAACAAAAAACGGAAGAATTTTGTTATACGAAATATAAAAATTTTTGGCAAAATCGGCACTTATTTCAAAAGGAAAGCTAAAACTTACCAGAAAACTTGGACTGGCAAAATCAAGAATTAGTTTGTCAACTAGTCGATTTTTAAAGGTTTTTTTGTATTTAGCTATGTCAAAAATTGATTTTTGGATTTGGATCAGAACAAATCCGTTTTTTGAGCTATCCTGAAAAAAAACTTGAAAATTATTGTTAAAAAGAAATCTTTTTTGAAATTTGACAGTGATTGATCCTTTCCTTCAATGGTCAATCCGTGAAAGAAATAATTTTTGGTATGGCTCTTCAAGGAGAGAAATAAAATCAGATTGACTCACCCAAAGTCCTGTTAGTAAATTGTTGTTTTCAACAATATATTTCAAACTAGGAAGTGAAAAAACATCGCTCACACGGATTCTTTTTAAATCGGCATCATAAGTAAAAGGAATTAAAGGGAGAATTTTTGTTTTTTTATTATTGGCAAAAAGTAAAACTATTATCAAAAAGCAAACAAAAAAAATACTAATTAGCAAAATTAGCGCAACTATTAAATAAGTTTGAACTTGTGCAGACATTTTTACGAAATTTTTTCAATGGACTTATGAGTTTTAACAAGTGTTTTTATCCCTTTATCACCAGGAATATCGAAAAATTTAACCAAAATTGAGTCAGCGCGCACTTCCAAAATGATTCCTTTACCAAATTTTAGATGAGATATGTGATTTCCAGGGGCAAATTCAACATTTTCTGAATCAGTTTTTTGGTAATTAAGCTTTCCAGTTGCATCAAGTTTACGAAATTGATAAAACTGTTCAGCCTTAATTTTCATCTCTTTAATAAACGGTGAAATTGAATTTTGATTAGATTTTCAACGGCGACCAAAATCATTATGAAAACTACCACGAAATCCGTTTGTTATATATAAAACTTTTTTTGCACGGGTTACTGCGACAAATGCTAGCCTTCTTTCTTCTTCGTATTCGCTCTCAAGATTTTGGTCAAGAACTTTTTGCGAAGGGAAAACCCCTTGATTCATCCCAACTAAAAAAACATACTCAAATTCAAGTCCTTTTGAAGAATGAACAGTTAATAAGTTAATTCGATTTGGGCTTTCAGTTTGTTCAAAGTGAGAAATAACTGCATAATCAAGGTAGTCAGCTAATTTTTTGTTAGGATTTTGGATTTGTCAATTATCAAGTGATTCATAATATTTTCCTAAAAGTTCTTTTGTGTCTTCTTCTTGTTTAGGATCTTTTATCGAACTAAAATAGTTAATTTTTTTCAAAAAAGAGTCAAGAACTTGTGAAAAAAGTTTAAAAACTGTCGGATTTTTTTCTTCAATTTCGATCTTGAAACGTCTTGCAGCGGTTATTCGTTCGAAAAGATTTTTAATTTTGGCTTGATTTTCAATAGTTAGCGGAATTTTACCGTGAGTATCTAATAAATTGATTTTTCCTGAATAGTATTTAAATAAAAAATCGTACAAATTAAGTTCAAATTTAGCTGCTAAATCATTCAGTTTGTTAATTGTTATGGCGCCAATTTTTTTTGCAGGCACATTAATAATTTGCTCAAAAGCATAAGGATCGGAATTTTCAATGACTTTTAAAAAATAAATAGCTTCACGAACTTCTTTTTTTGCAGCAAGAGGAGAATTTCCGTGTTTTATATAAGGGATATTGTAGGCATCAAATTTGTTAATTATTTGTGCAAAATAAAAATTTGAACGTGCTAAAATTGCAATATCGCGATAATTTACTTTGTTTTTTGTGATTAAATTTTGGATAGTCTCATAAATTCAATCAACTTCAGCGCCTCTTTCATTGCCAAGATCTTCAAAATGAATATCAATTTTTTCGGTTGAATGAGCTACTAAATTCTTTTTTATTCGGTTTTTATTATTTGCAATTAAATGGTTGGCCGCATCAAGAATATTTTGTGTTGAACGGTAATTTTTGTCAAGAATTACCGTTTGTAAATCAGGATAGTCATTTTCTAAATTAAGAATAAGCGATGGATCGGCACCTCTTCAAGAATAAATAGTCTGATCAGGATCGCCAACAACAAATAATTTTGTATTATCTTTGATAAAATATTTTAAAATAGAATACTGAATTAACGAGGTGTCTTGAAATTCATCAACTAGCACAAAGTCAAATTTTTTCTGTCAACGCTTTGCAATTTGTGGACTTTTTTCAAATGCTATCTTAGTATAAAGCAGTAAGTCGTCAAAGTCAATTATGTTATTTTCCCTTGTTTTTTCGATATAATTTTTATAAACATTGGCCTTAATTAATTCAGCCTCAGTATTTGCGAGCTTGAGCGCTTGAGCTGGGGATTGCTCTAGATTTTTGGCTCTTGAAATAAATTCAATCGCTTGAAATGCACTAATTTTTTTATCGTCTTTATCTTCAGTAGTTTTAAGATTTGCACCTAAAAGTTTTTCAATAATTTTACGCTGATCTTGCTCATCAATTATATTAAAACGGTAATCATCTATTTGAATTTCGTCAATTTCAACGATATTTTTTGCTTCAGTTCGCAAAATTAAGTTGCAAAGCGAGTGAAAAGTTAAAATTTGAATGTCTTTTGCCTTTTCATGAACCAACTTTTCGACACGAGTTCGCATTTCTTCGGCAGCTTTATTTGTAAAAGTTAGCGCTAAAATCCGATTGGGATATGCCAAGGATTCATTAATAATATAGGCAATTTTTTTTGTTAAGACAGTTGTTTTTCCGGTTCCGGCGCCTGCAACGATTCTGAGATGCGAACTATTACTAATAACAGCGATTTTTTGTTTGTCATTTAGTTGTGAAAGAATATTTTGTGATGACATGATTAATTAACCTCCCAATGAATTGAACTAAAATTTGCATGAATTGAACTTAAATAATCCGCTTTTATAAGCGTTTTTTTCAAGCAAATAGTTGTTTTAGAAAAAGAATCAATAATTGTTAATTTTTTTGAACCTAAAATTGAGAGGTTATTTACAATTAAGAAGAAAAAGTTAACTTTTGAAAATAAAGCGGGAAAACTTAAGCTAATTTGTTGGAAAAAAGTTAAATTTTGACTTGAACTTTTAAAAGTTTGAAAAAAGTTAAGATCAATTCCAAAACTAAGATCTAAAATAATTGAGGAAAACAAAAGTGAAAATATTCAATTAAGACTTAAAAATGCTTCCCTTTTTAGTAAAATTCAGAATTTTTTGGAAAAATTAGGGTTTTCATCAAAAAAAACAAGTTTAGTTTTTGTTAAAAACAGTCCAATTGTTTGCTTTAAAAAAATAACTAAAAAAATGCGGTAAAAAATTACAAGTAAAAAAACAGTCAGAATTCAAAGATAAAATTTTATTTTTGATCACTCAGTTAATACCAAAAATAGGTAGAAAAATACTAAAAAAGTAAGAAAAAGAAATACAAAATCAATTAATCCTGCAAAGGAACGTCTTCAAAAACCTGCTTTTACAAAATCAATTTTCAATTTAATTTTATCCTTCTTACATTAAAATATTTTTATTTGTTCTTGGGAAAGGAATTACATCACGAATGTTATCAATTCCAGTAACAAACATTAGTAATCTTTCAAAACCAAGACCAAAACCACTTGAGCCAGGGTTACCAAATTTACGCAAATCAAGGTATCATTGGAAATCTTCAACTTTCATATTCAGTTCGTTCATTCGTTCAAGTAGTTTTTCATAACGAACTTCACGTTGAGACCCACCGATTAGCTCACCAATTCCTGGAACTAAAAGATCAAAAGCTGCTACAGTTTTTTCATCATCGTTCTGGTGCATGTAAAATGCTTTTAGCGATTTTGGATAATTAATTACAACAACAGGGGCGCGGAAAATTTGCTCAGATAAAAACCGTTCATGCTCAGTTTTTAAATCAGCACCAAAAAACAGGTTCTTTTCCTCAAATTTATCAATGTGTTCTGAAAGTAATTTAATTGCTTGTTCGTAAGTTACTTGGGCAACTTGAGAATCACAAAATTGAATTAAACGGCGGCGCAAGTTTTTATCGCCAACTTTTTCTAGAAATGCAAATTCATCTTTGTTACGAATTATTACAGCCTTTATTACTTTTTGAAGCAATTTTGTCGCTAATTCAATAATTTCATCAAGATCAAAAAATGCCACTTCAGGTTCAATCATCCAAAATTCAGCAGCGTGTTTTCTAGTATTTGATCTCTCAGCGCGAAATGTGGGGGCAAAAGTGTAGACTTTTTTAAAACCAAGAGCATAGGCTTCAGCATGAAGTTGCCCTGTAACACCTAAAGTTGTTTTTTTGTTAAAAAAGTCTTTTTGTTCATCGTCAACAATAAAAGTTTCACCAGCACCTTCGCCATCATTTGAGGTTAAAATTGGTGCTGAAAAATTAACAAATCCTTGACGACGAAAAAATTTATGAATTTCATAAAAAAGTGAAGATCTTAGTCTCATTATCACACGAAAAAGTCGAGTTCTGTGACGAAAATGTGGAATTTGCCTTAAAACTTCTAAGGAAATTTCTTGATTTTGAATCGGAAAATTATTGTTATAATTGCGACCTTTAACTTCTAAATCCTCAACTAAAACCTCACCATTTTGCTGGCGCTCAGGGGTGCTTGTAAAAACACCACTAATTTCAATAGCTTCACCAATTGCTAAATTTTCTACTTTTGTAAAGTCAATATTATCACTTTTAAGAACACATTGTAAATTTTTAAATGACGAACCATCGTTCAGTTCGATGAACATTATTTTTAGATTACCGCGAATATTTGTGATTCAACCTTGAACTG includes the following:
- the ruvA gene encoding Holliday junction branch migration protein RuvA — its product is MQIYQYGKIVSKNKNYLIIENQGSGYLLYVPRIDRFNIDENRKIYLYEYENDYSKITYGFASFRERILFEDLISIQGVGPKTAISVLNGGVQNTINLIAANDWKALSKIPYLSEKNAKQIVFEFHGKYKKFLENDRKQNQENILETDSKEVDRTDDLNDEILQNNSVEEKTSSELEETLKMLGFKPNQINYALTKVEPNENFENLIEQAIKIISNAREFRS
- a CDS encoding ATP-dependent helicase gives rise to the protein MSSQNILSQLNDKQKIAVISNSSHLRIVAGAGTGKTTVLTKKIAYIINESLAYPNRILALTFTNKAAEEMRTRVEKLVHEKAKDIQILTFHSLCNLILRTEAKNIVEIDEIQIDDYRFNIIDEQDQRKIIEKLLGANLKTTEDKDDKKISAFQAIEFISRAKNLEQSPAQALKLANTEAELIKANVYKNYIEKTRENNIIDFDDLLLYTKIAFEKSPQIAKRWQKKFDFVLVDEFQDTSLIQYSILKYFIKDNTKLFVVGDPDQTIYSWRGADPSLILNLENDYPDLQTVILDKNYRSTQNILDAANHLIANNKNRIKKNLVAHSTEKIDIHFEDLGNERGAEVDWIYETIQNLITKNKVNYRDIAILARSNFYFAQIINKFDAYNIPYIKHGNSPLAAKKEVREAIYFLKVIENSDPYAFEQIINVPAKKIGAITINKLNDLAAKFELNLYDFLFKYYSGKINLLDTHGKIPLTIENQAKIKNLFERITAARRFKIEIEEKNPTVFKLFSQVLDSFLKKINYFSSIKDPKQEEDTKELLGKYYESLDNWQIQNPNKKLADYLDYAVISHFEQTESPNRINLLTVHSSKGLEFEYVFLVGMNQGVFPSQKVLDQNLESEYEEERRLAFVAVTRAKKVLYITNGFRGSFHNDFGRRWKSNQNSISPFIKEMKIKAEQFYQFRKLDATGKLNYQKTDSENVEFAPGNHISHLKFGKGIILEVRADSILVKFFDIPGDKGIKTLVKTHKSIEKIS
- a CDS encoding DUF2779 domain-containing protein, producing the protein MERINFSRYFKLHTQQKYFIWNNPDAQNSDEIEIDDNDDFGQELWDFDSFHENEIKFPELHENIFKSFNKTFYFSIKEKFADKKVCLVSKISIDEKIEQTIDFYKNQKCDIIFNPAFEYKNASANPSVFFVFNKKLSILKLSTSTKVKDYLRANWDFWISNYMLREITGDLNPIDEVSYFLINTVEHPIKNKIEFHETFWISRYKSAKTVSKADFESGNIFLAKKIAKQNGLSLDEFWDNTFLENNKIINNLFRNQIEKISKVKDKKVVHMIPVNIAIDEIIDAKNVTKFTKPSEIDNSAFEKSANFAFLVEQFYPQLTGISGTLLNSRKILSLVNDESRLISFETNSYWYNFFKRSNSIIINEIENLESFINKMNGKKIVWYDFEALSLPFPAIDYAQPFQQIVTQVSIVVTDNGKILPQDFNKTNVVFDPKTYSWDNFCKIIDEIYLESADFYVVFNKSYELTRLKEMVNIIFMHYQENNSYHEAIEKIQTYRKKVDEIIAKTIDLKDPFSKYWIVISDLKGFYSIKKIENFINKYNYNLDHLITPYKKLAVKNGLEAMIKAVDRYFNYIGDIEWIEVRKNLQIYCQNDVIAMIMVWDFLKFVYENRDKLTHIETKTPKKVVLF
- the ruvB gene encoding Holliday junction branch migration DNA helicase RuvB encodes the protein MPENLEVRPTNFDNFIGQQKLVETLKILISSSQKRKQALDHILFYGPPGTGKTTLANIVANVLESKIKYVQGPLLEKKADVLAVLANISQDTILFIDEIHGINKNIEELLYSAMEEFVIDLQIGVDGEQKIMRMKLPHFTLIAASTKLAQISTPLQNRFGYIAKIVNYTTEEMVQIISNSAAILKLEVNKEIIKYIASFSNNTPRIANNLLKRIRDFALVLNKKKIDREIVNKTFDSIGIYNQGLSQINIEYLNTLFKIFKGKSVALDVLANVLKEHRQTIINIIEPPLIEKELIEKTPRGRRITSKGKQYLTDLTTKDEKNT
- a CDS encoding RDD family protein, coding for MKIDFVKAGFWRRSFAGLIDFVFLFLTFLVFFYLFLVLTEWSKIKFYLWILTVFLLVIFYRIFLVIFLKQTIGLFLTKTKLVFFDENPNFSKKFWILLKREAFLSLNWIFSLLFSSIILDLSFGIDLNFFQTFKSSSQNLTFFQQISLSFPALFSKVNFFFLIVNNLSILGSKKLTIIDSFSKTTICLKKTLIKADYLSSIHANFSSIHWEVN
- the asnS gene encoding asparagine--tRNA ligase, with protein sequence MSVSINEVFIHPELYDQKKITVQGWITNIRGNLKIMFIELNDGSSFKNLQCVLKSDNIDFTKVENLAIGEAIEISGVFTSTPERQQNGEVLVEDLEVKGRNYNNNFPIQNQEISLEVLRQIPHFRHRTRLFRVIMRLRSSLFYEIHKFFRRQGFVNFSAPILTSNDGEGAGETFIVDDEQKDFFNKKTTLGVTGQLHAEAYALGFKKVYTFAPTFRAERSNTRKHAAEFWMIEPEVAFFDLDEIIELATKLLQKVIKAVIIRNKDEFAFLEKVGDKNLRRRLIQFCDSQVAQVTYEQAIKLLSEHIDKFEEKNLFFGADLKTEHERFLSEQIFRAPVVVINYPKSLKAFYMHQNDDEKTVAAFDLLVPGIGELIGGSQREVRYEKLLERMNELNMKVEDFQWYLDLRKFGNPGSSGFGLGFERLLMFVTGIDNIRDVIPFPRTNKNILM